One Streptomyces sp. BA2 DNA window includes the following coding sequences:
- a CDS encoding Ig domain-containing protein → MKIRKRGNRLEGCSLNAWPRFRHLKHGTRLALAAVMLTGSAVVATQPPTATAADSCASLGACYDNVGISPDSDPSVANFDRHGNSYSQEALTAAGAARGAAINSSGMRFTFPDVPVGASDNTVAQGQTISLSGTADKLGFLLSASNGAATGTGTITYTDGSAQSYTLSSPDWLSTTPPSDGALAISTDRRNGPETSYPTSIFSQTVALTPGKSLASLALPPGGPLEPSSPALHIFDISSVTTSDASVAVTNPGNQTSVAGTPVNLQIQASDSDPEQTLTYSASGLPTGLSINPGTGLISGAPTTVATSTVTVTATHTAGATGSATFTWTVVAPTCRVTTKQAQYHKPVLGYYFYLVMIDITNTGNSAIPGRWNLKFTFGEERGIVRNPDGYVVSPTTGRNMTVTENKGVGINPRSTVTVSILTYYYSTKPTPAPPATFELNGKRCTR, encoded by the coding sequence GTGAAGATTCGTAAGCGCGGGAACCGATTAGAAGGATGCAGCTTGAATGCTTGGCCACGCTTCCGGCATCTGAAACACGGCACACGGCTGGCCCTTGCTGCGGTAATGCTCACCGGCAGCGCCGTGGTTGCCACGCAGCCGCCGACAGCGACTGCGGCGGACTCCTGCGCGAGCCTGGGCGCCTGCTACGACAACGTCGGCATCAGCCCAGACAGCGACCCCTCAGTGGCCAACTTTGACCGCCACGGAAACAGCTATTCCCAGGAGGCATTGACGGCCGCTGGCGCCGCGCGCGGGGCGGCCATCAACTCATCCGGGATGCGGTTCACCTTCCCGGACGTACCCGTGGGCGCCAGCGACAACACAGTGGCCCAGGGACAGACCATCTCCCTGTCCGGAACCGCCGACAAGCTAGGATTCCTGCTGTCGGCCAGCAACGGGGCGGCAACAGGAACCGGAACCATCACCTACACCGACGGCTCCGCCCAGAGCTACACCCTCAGCTCGCCCGACTGGTTGTCCACCACCCCGCCGAGCGACGGAGCCCTGGCTATCAGCACCGACCGCCGGAACGGGCCAGAGACCTCCTACCCGACCAGCATCTTTTCGCAGACCGTCGCCCTCACCCCGGGTAAGAGTCTCGCTTCCCTCGCCCTGCCCCCGGGGGGCCCGCTGGAACCAAGCAGCCCCGCCCTGCACATCTTCGACATCTCCAGCGTCACCACTAGCGATGCCTCCGTGGCGGTCACCAATCCGGGTAACCAGACTTCCGTGGCAGGTACGCCGGTCAACCTGCAGATCCAGGCCTCGGACTCCGACCCCGAGCAGACGCTCACCTACAGCGCCAGCGGCCTGCCGACCGGCCTGTCCATCAACCCCGGCACCGGGCTGATCTCCGGCGCCCCCACCACCGTCGCCACCTCCACCGTCACCGTCACCGCCACCCACACCGCAGGCGCCACCGGATCAGCGACCTTCACCTGGACGGTCGTCGCCCCTACATGCCGAGTTACCACCAAGCAGGCCCAGTACCACAAGCCCGTGCTCGGCTACTATTTTTATCTTGTCATGATCGACATCACTAATACCGGTAATTCAGCGATCCCCGGTCGCTGGAATCTAAAGTTCACCTTCGGTGAAGAAAGGGGCATCGTCCGCAATCCGGATGGCTATGTCGTCTCCCCAACGACCGGCAGGAACATGACTGTCACGGAAAACAAAGGTGTTGGCATCAACCCCCGAAGCACTGTTACCGTCAGCATCCTCACCTACTACTACTCCACCAAACCAACACCCGCACCCCCGGCAACCTTCGAACTCAACGGCAAGCGTTGTACCAGGTGA